From Solidesulfovibrio carbinoliphilus subsp. oakridgensis, the proteins below share one genomic window:
- a CDS encoding sigma-54-dependent Fis family transcriptional regulator: MIDALTTSFDSAGPAFYGALARIVAATGPGRAVRRGLENALTILVDVLGYRRACLELHDLPQPGARIILSHGKERGLDHLFGPAPLSTGQVIGSRRSMILQDVKDHPDFIGRPPQELATLSYICVPVTVPDPDGQVEDFQPASPSGVVGALSVDLPKAPMVFLEAHREFLAVVGGVIGNAALRLRDELARSRRRPVQAAQSSQTAPAAPAPGEGQELPAATAEVAMPVAVSKSMRLVLRQIAQAADSDAPVLLRGEEGTGKEALALFLHSQSGRRGRPYLRLGCADLPKETALEALFGVQKGEQSKATRSKRGIFELGQGGVVFLDDIEELSLDAQGQVLRVIQEGTVQRIGSDKSVPVEARVVAATTASLEDAMARGEFLEDLYYALGVFALFVPPLRDRVGDILPLAERFLEEYSRRTGKSVRRISTPAIDLLNQYHWPGNVRELANCMDRAATLCDEAVIRTYHLPPTLQTGESSGTEPSLSFGEAVATFEQELLVEALKKARGNMYQAARDLRESYRVVNYKVKKYGIDPKRFTPGRRG; this comes from the coding sequence GTGATCGACGCCTTGACGACTTCCTTTGACAGTGCCGGCCCGGCCTTCTACGGAGCCCTCGCGCGCATCGTGGCCGCGACGGGCCCGGGCCGGGCCGTGCGGCGGGGCCTCGAGAACGCGCTGACGATCCTCGTCGACGTCCTCGGCTACCGCCGGGCCTGCCTGGAGCTCCACGACCTGCCCCAGCCGGGCGCGCGCATCATCCTGTCCCACGGCAAGGAGCGCGGCCTCGACCACCTCTTCGGCCCGGCCCCGCTCTCGACCGGCCAGGTGATCGGCTCCAGGCGGTCCATGATCCTCCAGGACGTCAAAGACCACCCGGACTTCATCGGCCGGCCTCCCCAGGAGTTGGCCACCCTGTCCTACATCTGCGTGCCCGTGACCGTGCCGGACCCGGACGGACAGGTGGAGGATTTCCAGCCCGCCTCGCCGTCCGGCGTGGTCGGAGCCCTGAGTGTGGACCTGCCCAAGGCTCCGATGGTCTTTCTGGAGGCCCACCGGGAATTTCTGGCCGTGGTCGGCGGCGTCATCGGCAACGCGGCCCTGCGCCTTCGCGACGAACTGGCCCGGTCCAGGCGTCGGCCCGTCCAGGCGGCCCAGTCGTCCCAGACGGCGCCGGCCGCCCCCGCTCCGGGCGAGGGGCAGGAGCTGCCCGCGGCCACGGCCGAGGTGGCCATGCCCGTGGCCGTGTCCAAAAGCATGCGGCTGGTCCTGCGCCAGATCGCCCAGGCCGCCGATTCCGACGCGCCGGTGCTCCTTCGGGGCGAGGAAGGCACGGGCAAGGAGGCACTGGCCCTTTTCCTCCACAGCCAAAGCGGCCGCCGGGGCCGGCCATACCTGCGCCTGGGCTGCGCCGATTTGCCCAAGGAAACGGCACTGGAAGCCCTTTTCGGCGTGCAAAAGGGCGAGCAGTCCAAGGCCACCCGGTCCAAGCGCGGCATCTTCGAACTGGGGCAAGGCGGCGTCGTCTTTCTCGACGACATCGAGGAACTGTCCCTCGACGCCCAGGGGCAGGTGCTGCGGGTGATCCAGGAAGGGACCGTGCAGCGGATCGGCAGCGACAAGTCCGTGCCGGTCGAGGCCCGGGTGGTGGCCGCCACCACGGCTTCGCTTGAGGACGCCATGGCCCGGGGAGAATTTCTCGAAGACCTCTACTACGCCCTTGGCGTCTTTGCCCTCTTTGTGCCGCCGCTTCGCGACCGGGTGGGCGACATCCTGCCCCTGGCCGAACGGTTCCTGGAAGAGTATTCCCGGCGCACGGGCAAGAGCGTGCGCCGCATCTCCACCCCGGCCATCGATCTCTTAAACCAGTACCACTGGCCCGGAAACGTCCGGGAACTGGCCAACTGCATGGACCGGGCCGCCACCTTGTGCGACGAGGCCGTCATCCGCACCTACCACCTGCCGCCGACGCTGCAGACCGGCGAGTCCTCGGGCACGGAACCCTCCCTGTCCTTTGGCGAGGCCGTGGCCACTTTCGAGCAGGAGCTTCTGGTCGAAGCCCTCAAAAAGGCCCGGGGCAACATGTATCAGGCGGCCCGGGACCTGCGCGAGAGCTACCGGGTGGTCAATTACAAGGTCAAGAAATACGGCATCGATCCCAAGCGCTTCACTCCCGGCCGACGCGGCTAA
- a CDS encoding OsmC family protein has translation MIRCQSQERPYRTIFTNGTFSGACDAPPDKGGEGDGFRPHELLEAALGSCLAMTLSMYARHHRLPLEEVTVSVTLERPEAGTSVFACDIRLTGDLSETARARLLRAARACPVRKTLAGQLVVVEKD, from the coding sequence ATGATCAGATGCCAAAGCCAGGAGAGGCCTTATAGGACGATATTCACCAACGGGACGTTTTCCGGAGCCTGCGATGCGCCTCCGGACAAGGGAGGAGAGGGGGACGGCTTCCGGCCCCACGAGCTTTTGGAGGCGGCCCTGGGATCGTGCCTGGCCATGACCTTGTCCATGTACGCCAGGCACCACCGGCTGCCGCTCGAAGAGGTGACGGTTTCCGTGACCCTGGAGCGGCCCGAGGCCGGGACCTCGGTCTTTGCCTGCGACATCCGCCTGACCGGCGACCTGAGCGAGACCGCCCGGGCCAGGCTTTTGCGCGCGGCCAGGGCCTGCCCGGTGCGAAAGACCCTGGCGGGCCAGCTGGTTGTCGTCGAGAAGGACTAG
- a CDS encoding ion channel — translation MSLRTILGAVGLGASLPFIIYLVYLSQAKTTSPDQIIFLAFVFSITFPTLILLSLVLFRSLIVLAVSLPVYAVCVIAGYARTFMAFQILCNGKLTESFKDCLYFSVSLFTNTGCADCAPTQNLRLLAASEAFFGYISLGVFTACLIVILVRLITTNKLRP, via the coding sequence ATGAGCCTGCGCACCATCCTCGGCGCCGTCGGCCTTGGGGCTTCGCTGCCTTTCATCATCTATCTCGTCTACCTGAGCCAGGCCAAGACCACGTCGCCCGACCAGATCATCTTCCTGGCCTTTGTCTTTTCCATCACCTTTCCGACGCTGATCCTCCTGTCCCTGGTCCTGTTCCGGAGCCTGATCGTTCTTGCCGTGTCGCTGCCCGTCTATGCCGTGTGCGTCATCGCCGGCTACGCCCGGACGTTCATGGCCTTTCAGATCTTGTGCAACGGCAAGTTGACCGAGTCCTTCAAGGACTGCCTCTATTTCAGCGTGTCGCTTTTCACCAACACCGGCTGCGCCGACTGCGCGCCGACCCAGAACCTGCGATTGCTGGCCGCCTCGGAAGCCTTTTTCGGCTACATCTCGCTCGGTGTCTTCACCGCCTGCCTGATCGTCATCCTGGTGCGGCTCATCACCACCAACAAGCTGCGCCCCTAG
- the iorA gene encoding indolepyruvate ferredoxin oxidoreductase subunit alpha: protein MGKELLTATAGETLLLLGNEAIARGALEGGVRFVTCYPGTPSSEVPDTFFRLSEGAPYYFEYSVNEKVALEVGGGAALAGLPTLVTMKHVGVNVAADPLMTLAYVSAPGGLVLLSADDPGCHSSQNEQDNRIYARLGGLPCFEPATAQECKDMARDALALSRRLETPVLLRTTTRVNHVRGPVTVGAMPQTIEEKPFVKDPARFVPLPASARVMHPRLLKVLEAARAEAEASPYNTETGAGDVGFISSGVARNYLADVLEEDGLTGTVRVLELGLTYPLPEGRIAAFLAKCRTVVIVEELEPVLETEIRALAQKRGIAVVILGKGEHLPRNGEFSTANVRLAVHAVLGRETAEADTLSVPADLPKRPPNLCAGCPHRAAYYAVREVYGDTAVYSSDIGCYTLGFLPPFRAADFLLCMGSSISTGAGFARASGKPVVAFIGDSTFFHSGITGLVDAVAYNHDILIVILDNRTTAMTGHQPNPGVDTTIFGENPNPVDLMALIRACGIEPVKVNPLNHKATVAALTAFSEQHGPRVLVAEYPCPIHARRMGQAKKTLPARVAGDPEACLAVRDNLACPAFAMVDGAFSINAEQCDGCMYCVQLSADIKPGKKEAR, encoded by the coding sequence GTGGGCAAGGAGCTTTTGACCGCAACGGCCGGCGAGACCCTGCTCTTGCTTGGCAACGAGGCCATCGCCCGGGGGGCCCTGGAGGGCGGGGTCCGGTTCGTGACCTGCTATCCCGGCACGCCTTCCTCCGAAGTGCCGGACACCTTTTTCCGCCTGTCCGAAGGCGCACCCTATTATTTCGAATACTCGGTCAACGAGAAGGTCGCCCTGGAAGTGGGCGGCGGCGCGGCCCTGGCCGGGCTGCCGACCCTTGTGACCATGAAGCACGTGGGCGTCAACGTCGCGGCCGATCCGCTCATGACCCTGGCCTACGTCTCGGCCCCGGGCGGCCTGGTCCTCCTTTCGGCCGACGATCCGGGCTGCCATTCCTCGCAAAACGAGCAGGACAACCGCATCTACGCCCGCCTGGGCGGGCTTCCCTGTTTCGAGCCGGCCACGGCCCAGGAGTGCAAGGACATGGCCCGGGACGCCCTGGCCCTGTCGCGGCGCCTGGAAACCCCGGTCCTTTTGCGCACCACCACCCGGGTCAACCACGTGCGCGGCCCCGTGACCGTGGGCGCGATGCCGCAGACAATCGAGGAAAAGCCCTTCGTCAAGGACCCGGCCCGGTTCGTGCCCCTGCCGGCCTCGGCCCGGGTCATGCACCCGAGGCTGCTCAAGGTCCTTGAAGCGGCACGGGCCGAAGCCGAGGCCTCGCCCTACAACACGGAGACCGGCGCCGGAGACGTGGGCTTTATAAGCTCCGGCGTGGCCCGCAACTACCTGGCCGACGTGCTGGAGGAAGACGGCCTCACCGGCACGGTCCGGGTCCTCGAGCTCGGTCTCACCTATCCCCTGCCGGAAGGCCGCATCGCCGCCTTCCTGGCCAAGTGCCGCACGGTGGTCATTGTCGAGGAACTCGAACCCGTCCTTGAGACCGAAATCCGGGCACTGGCCCAGAAGCGCGGCATCGCGGTCGTCATCCTCGGCAAGGGCGAGCATCTGCCCCGCAACGGCGAGTTCTCCACCGCCAACGTCCGCCTGGCCGTCCACGCGGTCCTTGGCCGGGAGACCGCCGAGGCCGACACCCTGTCCGTGCCCGCCGATCTGCCGAAGCGGCCGCCGAACCTCTGCGCCGGCTGCCCCCACCGGGCCGCCTACTACGCCGTGCGCGAGGTCTACGGCGACACGGCCGTCTATTCCTCGGACATCGGCTGCTACACCCTGGGCTTTCTGCCGCCGTTTCGGGCCGCCGACTTTCTTCTGTGCATGGGCTCGTCGATTTCGACCGGGGCCGGCTTCGCCCGGGCCTCGGGCAAGCCGGTGGTGGCCTTCATCGGCGACTCGACCTTCTTCCACTCCGGCATCACGGGCCTGGTCGACGCCGTGGCCTACAACCACGACATCCTGATCGTGATCCTGGACAACCGGACCACGGCCATGACCGGCCACCAACCCAACCCCGGCGTCGACACCACCATCTTCGGGGAAAACCCCAATCCGGTGGACCTCATGGCCCTTATCCGGGCCTGCGGCATCGAGCCGGTCAAGGTCAATCCGCTGAACCACAAGGCCACCGTGGCGGCGCTTACGGCCTTTTCCGAACAGCATGGTCCCCGCGTGCTCGTGGCCGAATACCCCTGCCCGATCCACGCCCGACGCATGGGCCAGGCCAAAAAGACCCTGCCCGCCCGGGTGGCCGGCGATCCCGAGGCCTGCCTGGCCGTGCGCGACAACCTGGCCTGCCCGGCCTTTGCCATGGTCGACGGCGCCTTTTCCATCAATGCCGAACAGTGCGACGGCTGCATGTACTGCGTGCAGCTCTCCGCCGACATCAAGCCCGGCAAAAAGGAGGCGAGATGA
- a CDS encoding indolepyruvate oxidoreductase subunit beta has product MNRARVFLTGVGGQGTLTATTLLARTALDAGLPVTSGEIHGMAQRGGVVESTILIGGYRSPVIAPGEADVLLGFELLETLRALPMLRRGGVVVGNSEQVQPVGVCLGRECYPPLDQVLETAKGFAGRVVLVPCISLAERAGTAKAANTVLIGAAAAAGALPFDVAALARSVEKYLKPQLVALNVKALELGAEAARAAQTGQAA; this is encoded by the coding sequence ATGAACCGCGCCCGCGTCTTTTTAACCGGCGTCGGCGGCCAGGGCACCCTGACCGCGACCACGCTCTTGGCCCGCACCGCCCTTGACGCCGGATTGCCCGTCACCTCCGGCGAGATCCACGGCATGGCCCAGCGCGGCGGCGTGGTCGAATCCACGATTCTCATCGGCGGCTACAGGAGTCCGGTCATTGCCCCCGGCGAAGCCGACGTGCTGCTCGGGTTCGAGCTGCTCGAAACCCTGCGCGCCCTGCCGATGCTCAGGCGCGGCGGCGTGGTCGTCGGCAACAGCGAACAGGTCCAGCCGGTCGGGGTGTGCCTCGGCCGGGAGTGCTATCCGCCGCTCGATCAGGTGCTGGAGACGGCCAAGGGCTTTGCCGGCCGGGTGGTCCTGGTGCCGTGCATCAGCCTGGCCGAGCGGGCCGGCACGGCCAAGGCCGCCAACACGGTGCTGATCGGCGCGGCCGCGGCAGCAGGCGCCCTGCCCTTTGACGTGGCCGCCCTGGCCCGGTCCGTGGAAAAATACCTGAAGCCCCAGCTCGTGGCCCTGAACGTCAAGGCCCTCGAACTCGGGGCCGAGGCCGCCCGGGCGGCCCAAACGGGGCAGGCGGCGTGA
- a CDS encoding DUF3096 domain-containing protein produces MQIFFSLQPVIALIAGILILVMPRLLNFIVAIYLIIIGILGLTHGRF; encoded by the coding sequence ATGCAGATATTTTTTTCACTGCAGCCCGTCATTGCCCTGATCGCCGGCATCCTGATCCTGGTCATGCCGCGCCTGCTCAATTTCATCGTGGCCATCTACCTCATCATCATCGGCATCCTCGGCCTGACCCACGGCCGATTCTAA
- a CDS encoding phosphoenolpyruvate carboxykinase (ATP), with translation MASLASHDYYRDDMTQMPALRSIAQTLCLDKRVRKVTAAEAYALAKSQHDVMDTDLPIYPPAARRLGLPEGATVLNNCHGRIVGRTAKARRFYTRMEPTERRKVEADLREAVYALQRHPLIKAEAILGLDPDLMIKATIVTTEDDAVNVFNWLANFTPYEELAEAYAKSPRLPIPDILVVGFNHWKTTDPYYHNEGGSQLALVDEDANVIFNLGMRYFGERKKGTLTLAWTSGMRLGMAACHGGIKEIDFSGCQAKRDRDMGKRSIAFFGLSGTGKSSHTNSHDNGGTLPAGFSKVVLHDDAFQIDCAGKVCRVWEPTLFDKTDSRPLGHPDWRYMISTMNLALTESDGQILPLGQDVRNPNGRALIDRDLLGTYVNRCSFPDVMVWLMKDTCLPPVVRFADKRLAVAMGASLMTRRNLAENVSEDELKKLVFEPFANPFRVYELWKDVEAFLNVFEAGAVGYAFNSVGFWKTSDREVRKIPLQTSLTLQTALLLEQLEWEEWDLLPGAQLPKRESVERLLPGYAETYDPAAVENHDRYLETLRDRFHQRRVFLQNSDLHHQPELLMGLVNALMIRA, from the coding sequence ATGGCCAGCCTTGCCAGCCACGACTATTACCGCGACGACATGACCCAAATGCCGGCGCTCCGCTCCATCGCCCAGACCCTGTGCCTGGACAAACGCGTGCGCAAGGTGACGGCCGCCGAGGCTTACGCGCTGGCCAAAAGCCAGCACGACGTCATGGACACGGACCTGCCGATCTATCCGCCGGCCGCCCGGCGCCTGGGGCTGCCCGAAGGCGCCACCGTGCTCAACAACTGCCACGGCCGCATCGTCGGCCGCACGGCCAAGGCCCGGCGGTTTTACACCCGCATGGAACCGACCGAGCGGCGCAAGGTGGAGGCGGACCTGCGCGAGGCGGTCTACGCCCTCCAACGCCACCCGCTGATCAAGGCCGAAGCCATCCTCGGCCTCGACCCGGACCTCATGATCAAGGCCACCATCGTGACCACCGAGGACGACGCGGTCAACGTCTTCAACTGGCTGGCCAATTTCACGCCGTACGAGGAACTGGCCGAGGCCTACGCAAAGAGCCCGCGCCTGCCCATTCCCGACATCCTGGTGGTCGGCTTCAACCACTGGAAGACCACCGACCCCTACTACCACAACGAAGGCGGCTCCCAACTGGCCCTGGTCGACGAGGACGCCAACGTCATCTTCAACCTCGGCATGCGCTATTTCGGGGAACGCAAGAAAGGCACCCTGACCCTGGCCTGGACGTCCGGCATGCGTCTTGGCATGGCCGCCTGCCACGGCGGCATCAAGGAAATCGATTTTTCCGGCTGCCAGGCAAAGCGCGACCGGGACATGGGCAAACGCTCCATCGCCTTTTTCGGGCTTTCGGGCACGGGCAAGTCCTCGCACACCAATTCCCATGACAACGGCGGCACCCTGCCCGCCGGGTTCTCCAAGGTGGTGCTCCACGACGACGCCTTCCAGATCGACTGCGCGGGCAAGGTCTGCCGGGTCTGGGAGCCGACCTTGTTCGACAAGACCGATTCCCGGCCGCTCGGCCATCCGGACTGGCGGTACATGATTTCAACCATGAACCTGGCCTTGACCGAATCGGACGGCCAGATCCTGCCGCTCGGCCAGGACGTGCGCAATCCCAACGGCCGGGCCCTCATCGACCGGGATCTCCTCGGCACCTACGTCAACCGCTGTTCCTTCCCGGACGTCATGGTCTGGCTCATGAAGGACACCTGCCTGCCGCCGGTGGTCCGCTTCGCCGACAAGCGGCTGGCCGTGGCCATGGGGGCGTCGCTGATGACCCGGCGCAACCTGGCCGAGAACGTCAGCGAGGACGAGCTCAAAAAACTGGTGTTCGAGCCCTTTGCCAACCCCTTCCGGGTCTATGAGCTCTGGAAGGACGTGGAGGCGTTTTTGAACGTCTTCGAGGCCGGGGCCGTGGGCTACGCCTTCAACTCCGTGGGCTTCTGGAAGACGTCGGACCGCGAAGTGCGCAAGATTCCGCTCCAGACCTCGCTCACCCTCCAGACCGCCCTGCTCCTGGAGCAACTCGAGTGGGAGGAGTGGGACCTCCTGCCCGGGGCCCAGCTGCCGAAGCGGGAAAGCGTGGAACGCCTCCTGCCCGGCTATGCCGAAACCTACGACCCGGCCGCGGTCGAAAACCACGACCGCTACCTCGAAACCCTGCGCGACCGGTTCCACCAGCGCCGGGTGTTTCTGCAGAATTCCGACCTGCACCACCAGCCGGAACTGCTGATGGGGCTGGTCAACGCGCTTATGATCCGGGCCTAG
- the ispH gene encoding 4-hydroxy-3-methylbut-2-enyl diphosphate reductase, whose translation MKLLRAQTAGFCMGVDLALKKLTSLLASPDNAGQAGKDRPLLTFGPIIHNPQVLEEYAAKGVRVVNDPADIPAGATVVIRAHGIPEPVRQAILARNAHLVDATCPKVKKAQTLISGQAKHGRVLLLFGEEDHPEVKGLLSYATAGAHVFGSMEELESLELPFGPTYFLAAQTTQDEQEFLRLRDYLRSRFGQELTVLSTICNATMNRQQEAMDLAALVDFMVVVGGRESGNTRRLAQVARAAGTPCVHVETADELSPDMVAGKHTIGLTAGASTPKKIIDRVQQVLEAL comes from the coding sequence ATGAAACTGCTGCGCGCCCAGACGGCCGGCTTTTGCATGGGCGTGGATCTGGCCCTCAAAAAGCTGACCTCGCTCCTCGCGTCCCCGGACAACGCCGGCCAGGCCGGAAAAGACCGGCCGCTTTTGACCTTCGGCCCGATCATCCACAATCCGCAGGTGCTCGAGGAATACGCGGCCAAGGGCGTGCGCGTGGTCAACGACCCGGCCGACATCCCGGCCGGGGCCACGGTGGTCATCCGGGCCCACGGCATTCCCGAGCCCGTGCGGCAAGCCATCCTGGCCCGAAACGCCCACCTGGTCGACGCCACCTGCCCCAAGGTGAAAAAGGCCCAGACGCTTATTTCCGGCCAGGCCAAACACGGCCGGGTCCTGCTCCTTTTCGGCGAAGAGGACCATCCCGAGGTCAAGGGACTTTTAAGCTACGCCACGGCCGGGGCCCATGTCTTCGGTTCCATGGAGGAGCTGGAAAGCCTGGAGCTGCCTTTCGGGCCCACCTATTTCCTGGCCGCCCAGACCACCCAGGACGAGCAGGAGTTCCTGCGCCTGCGCGACTACCTGCGAAGCCGGTTCGGCCAGGAGCTGACCGTGCTTTCCACCATCTGCAACGCCACCATGAACCGGCAGCAGGAAGCCATGGATCTGGCCGCGCTGGTGGATTTCATGGTCGTGGTCGGCGGCCGGGAATCGGGCAACACCCGGCGGCTGGCCCAGGTCGCCCGGGCCGCGGGCACCCCCTGCGTCCACGTCGAGACCGCAGACGAGCTTTCCCCGGACATGGTCGCGGGCAAGCACACAATCGGCTTGACAGCGGGAGCTTCAACCCCCAAGAAAATAATCGACCGTGTGCAACAGGTGCTGGAAGCGCTCTAG
- a CDS encoding tRNA dihydrouridine synthase gives MHPLLPFSPDSPWLAPLAGFSDLPFRLLCRELGACAAVTEMVSAKGLFYDSKNTRRLLATTPADAPLAVQLFGAEPEYLFRAVASLAGDGYALFDLNCGCSVRKVVKTGAGAALLGDPDRLVDCARAMARAALPGRVGVKLRLGPKPPSFAALDLARRLADAGVAWLTLHPRHASQGFSGTADQEALAAFVAASPLPVLASGDLLTAGDAEACLTRTGAAGVMYARGALADPRVFGRHANLIRQTRGLPALPLPRLCDVIRRHAALCREYADDRRALLRMRTAVPRYLREMPGCRALRDRLCHCTSWNELDDIIDAAERFAADAAGGDL, from the coding sequence ATGCACCCGCTTCTCCCCTTTTCCCCGGACAGCCCGTGGCTGGCTCCACTGGCCGGATTCTCCGACCTGCCCTTCCGGCTGTTGTGCCGGGAGCTCGGCGCATGCGCGGCCGTGACCGAAATGGTCAGCGCCAAGGGCCTTTTTTACGACTCGAAAAACACCAGACGCCTCCTGGCCACAACTCCCGCCGACGCGCCGCTGGCGGTCCAGCTCTTCGGGGCCGAACCCGAGTACCTCTTCCGGGCCGTGGCCAGCCTGGCCGGGGACGGCTACGCCCTTTTCGACCTCAACTGCGGCTGTTCCGTCCGCAAAGTCGTCAAAACCGGGGCCGGAGCGGCGCTTCTCGGCGACCCGGACCGGCTGGTGGACTGCGCCCGGGCCATGGCCCGGGCCGCCTTGCCGGGTCGGGTCGGGGTCAAGCTGCGGCTGGGGCCGAAACCGCCGTCCTTTGCCGCCCTGGATCTGGCCAGGCGTCTGGCCGACGCCGGCGTGGCCTGGCTGACCCTCCACCCCCGCCACGCCAGCCAGGGTTTTTCCGGCACCGCCGACCAGGAGGCCCTGGCCGCCTTTGTCGCGGCCTCGCCCCTGCCCGTCCTGGCCAGCGGCGACCTCCTGACCGCCGGGGACGCCGAGGCCTGCCTCACCCGGACCGGCGCGGCCGGGGTCATGTACGCCCGGGGCGCCCTGGCCGATCCCCGGGTGTTTGGCCGCCACGCCAACCTGATCCGGCAGACCCGGGGGCTCCCGGCCCTGCCCCTGCCCCGGCTTTGCGACGTCATCCGCCGCCACGCCGCCCTTTGCCGGGAATACGCCGACGACCGGCGGGCGCTTTTGCGGATGCGGACAGCCGTGCCCCGTTATTTGCGGGAGATGCCTGGCTGCCGCGCCTTGCGGGACAGGCTTTGCCACTGTACCTCCTGGAACGAGCTTGACGACATCATCGACGCGGCCGAGCGGTTCGCCGCCGACGCCGCCGGAGGCGACCTATGA
- a CDS encoding tetratricopeptide repeat protein, with protein MTDFTSPQSGRNSANDVPTLLRLPVQYWKQSLAGILVVLAAAGGYALYGVYQKGQVEKAENELGTIVTTKAGAERLAALEGLARTAPAGAKDGIHLEMAKTAQELGDFAKAAAAWEAVSKSAPAGMKTVAGLGYATALSKSGQDAKAVEVLEGLAVSAPKAFTMTVDRQLATTAEAAGQWQKALAAYERMKTGGNVQNAGFIDARIADMKAKAAAGAKTNG; from the coding sequence ATGACTGATTTCACTTCGCCGCAGTCGGGCCGCAATTCCGCCAACGACGTCCCGACCCTGCTGCGGCTTCCGGTGCAATACTGGAAGCAGAGCCTGGCCGGGATTCTCGTGGTCCTGGCCGCGGCCGGAGGCTATGCCCTCTACGGCGTGTACCAGAAAGGCCAGGTCGAAAAGGCCGAGAACGAGCTCGGGACCATCGTCACCACCAAGGCCGGGGCCGAGCGTCTGGCCGCCCTGGAGGGCCTGGCCAGGACCGCGCCGGCCGGCGCCAAGGACGGCATCCACCTGGAGATGGCCAAGACCGCCCAGGAGCTCGGTGATTTCGCCAAGGCGGCCGCCGCCTGGGAAGCCGTTTCCAAGAGCGCTCCGGCCGGCATGAAGACCGTGGCCGGCCTCGGGTATGCCACGGCCCTGTCCAAGTCCGGCCAGGACGCCAAGGCCGTGGAAGTGCTCGAAGGCCTGGCCGTGTCCGCGCCCAAGGCCTTCACCATGACCGTGGACCGCCAGCTCGCCACCACGGCCGAGGCCGCCGGCCAGTGGCAGAAAGCCCTGGCCGCCTACGAGCGGATGAAGACCGGCGGCAACGTGCAAAACGCCGGCTTCATCGACGCCCGGATCGCCGACATGAAAGCCAAGGCCGCGGCCGGCGCCAAGACCAACGGCTAG
- a CDS encoding chemotaxis protein codes for MAHTNILLEAGTNELEIVEFYIDEPAPSSFTADAPEKTGQYRGYYGVNVAKVLEIIRLPKVTGMPEVSHPSVLGAFNLRNHIIPLVDLSIWLDKERQATDSPKVIVTEFNNVTTSFLVSGVTRIHRMSWEAVEPPNRYVSKMSGDCITGVVKLEDRIVFLLDLEKIVADLNPNLGLRLDMSIEWSTTSRYRALVADDSVLVREMLKDLLQKAGFDVTAVQNGRDAWELLLQIKGKSEDEKRPLSDYVHVMVADIEMPAMDGHNLTKRIKEDQVLKHLPVILFSSLITDKLRHKGEAVGADDQISKPDVSQLAMRAKALIEQKLGAKTAA; via the coding sequence ATGGCCCATACCAATATCCTGCTCGAAGCCGGCACCAACGAATTGGAAATCGTCGAGTTCTACATTGACGAACCGGCTCCCTCCTCGTTTACCGCCGACGCCCCGGAAAAAACGGGCCAGTACCGGGGCTATTACGGGGTCAACGTGGCCAAGGTGCTGGAAATCATCCGCCTGCCCAAGGTGACGGGCATGCCGGAAGTCTCCCACCCGAGCGTGCTCGGAGCCTTCAATCTGCGCAACCACATCATTCCACTGGTCGATCTCAGCATCTGGCTCGACAAGGAACGCCAGGCTACCGATTCGCCCAAGGTCATTGTCACGGAATTCAACAACGTGACCACTTCCTTTCTCGTCTCCGGCGTCACCCGCATCCACCGCATGAGCTGGGAGGCCGTGGAGCCGCCCAACCGCTACGTGTCCAAGATGAGCGGCGACTGCATCACCGGCGTGGTCAAACTCGAGGACCGGATCGTTTTCCTGCTCGATCTGGAAAAGATCGTGGCCGATCTCAATCCCAACCTGGGCCTGCGCCTGGACATGAGCATCGAGTGGAGCACCACCAGCCGGTATCGGGCCCTGGTGGCCGACGATTCGGTGCTGGTGCGCGAAATGCTCAAGGACCTGCTGCAAAAGGCCGGCTTCGACGTGACGGCCGTGCAAAACGGCCGGGACGCCTGGGAACTGCTCCTGCAGATCAAGGGCAAAAGCGAGGACGAAAAGCGCCCCTTGAGCGACTACGTGCACGTCATGGTGGCGGACATCGAGATGCCGGCCATGGACGGGCACAACCTGACCAAGCGGATCAAGGAGGACCAGGTCCTCAAACACCTGCCGGTCATCCTGTTCTCGTCGCTTATCACCGACAAGCTGCGGCACAAGGGCGAGGCCGTGGGCGCCGACGACCAGATCTCCAAGCCCGACGTCAGCCAGCTGGCCATGCGGGCCAAGGCGCTTATCGAACAGAAGCTCGGCGCCAAGACCGCCGCCTGA